The Diceros bicornis minor isolate mBicDic1 chromosome 24, mDicBic1.mat.cur, whole genome shotgun sequence region ggttctcaaccctggctgcacattaggacCTTgggggaagcttttaaaaatactgataccCAGGTCTCACCCCTAGAAATTGCTTTCCAGATAGTCCTAAAGCACAGCCAGGGTGGAGAGCAACTGGACTAGACTCTGGGGAGGCAGGGCTGGAAAGGTAGGCTGGAACTAATCTGGCAGGTTGAAATACCACGTTAAATTACGTGTTTCAGCTTTATGCTATAGGTACGACAGGTTTGGAAGTATTTAGGATAATTATTCTGGCAGCAGCATGAAGGATGAGCTCAGGGAGCAGATGTTGAAGGCAAGAATAgcagttaggattgtgatgccatccaatgagaagagaggaaaaactcACCTACGGTAGAAGAAATGTAAAGGAAGGGTCATATATGAGAGACACTGCAAAGTAAATCCATCAGAGCCTGCTGACCGATTAGAGGGAAGGAGTGACAAAGAGGTACTCGGAGATGACTGATGCTTTCAGCGTGAGAAGGAACACTGGAGAAGAAGTGGATTGGGGGACTGGAGAGATGATCATGAGTTTGTTTTCTGTCACGCTGAGTTTGAGGTTCCTGAGGAACATTCATGTGGAGGTGCTAAATGAGCAGCTGGAAATTTGAGTCTGTAACTAAGTAGAGAGAGCTAAGCTGGATATCACTTATACACAGGTGAGACTTGAAATTTCAGCATTTGCTTGAATCACCAAGAAAGAGAATGTCTGAAACTGCATGTATATGAGAAATAAGAGGGCTTTGGAGAACACCTAAATTTGGGGGGCAGGTGAGGAAAAGACATAAATGCCAGAGACCTGGAAGAAGATGGAGCAAGGACATGTAGGAAGAAACCAAGGAAGCACAGgagagtggggccggccctgtggtgtaatggttaagttctcgagctctgcttcagtggcctggggttcgcaggcctggatcccagcagtggacttatgcactgcttatcaagccatgctgtggcaggcatcacatataaagtagaggaagatgggcacggaagttagcccagggccaatcttcctcagaaaaaagaggaggattggcaacagatgttagctcagggctaatcttcttcaccaaaaaaaaaaaagaaaagaaaaaaaggcacagGAGAAAGTGAGAAGAGAGTTCCAAAGGAGTGAAAAATCAATAATGTCAAATAAGTAGCCTGAAGAAATAGCAGCTTTTGTCTTTGGTCATTGGAAGGTCATTGGTAGCCTTGCAGTTAAATACAGTGGAAAGAGTGGAAACCAGACCACAATGGACTGGATAATGAGCAGGAGATGAGGAAGTGGGGGCAGCAAATGTAAAGTTTTCTATTAAGAAGTCTTGTGGcgaagaggagaaataaatgggaCCCTACCATGAGAGGTGGCAGGTCAAGAAAAATGAggtttgttttgcagaggaaagttaagcatattttaaaacaaagagaaGGAATATGTGGATAGACACAACTTGAAGCTAATAAGATGGAGGGGTAAAGTGATGGAGTCAATTCATGGAGGGTAATGAAACGGACTAATTCAAGAGAACTCATGGAAAGAGAAATACTCTTCTTCCTCAGAGACAAGAGGGAAGGAAGTCAAGATGGAGGGAGGCACTCTGGCAAATTCTGCCAGACTGGAGGGGAGCTGTGGGAGCTGATGACAAGCAGGCCCCATGCTGAGATAACTAGGACTTTGAGAAGAGTGGGAAACGTCTGGGACTGCATATATAGAGAAGGCAGTAGAGAGTCAactaggaaagaaaacaaagaatataaGGACTGCCCTGGAGGGCCCCACCAAGGAATTTCTTTGTAACATCTAAAAGATGTAATATGACAAGTTAAAGTATTAACACTGACTACTGCTGTCTATATTATTTTCCATGTGCATGAATCTTTTGAGTAGTTATGATattggctcaacacaaggttaacataagggaagccatactgtagaaaagaaaccctattgtaactttgaatgatctCTGATTAATtagcccagacatgctctgtggattttatggccacTCCCAGTTGctgtaagttgataactttgttctcttgagttccttaggaatgtgatgaccccccaacagagagtctatgctgatagccatcatcaataacaactgaaagatctggtgtggcgactcccagtctgtaacaccagaaggtcaacattcctaaacccctcccctataacccactggcctatgtAACTGCtttaagattttgtgccccttaagatggttcttttggacatgagtcagcaATCTTCCcttttgctagcaagctgtaataaaaagtcctttttctccttgcttcttgactattggcatgccTCACAGCCAGCAGATGAACCCCCTTTTTAGGTGGTAACAGTTACAGGAAAAAAGTAAGCTGCCTGTTCTAAATAGCTTACACAAAGGAACTGAAGCATGAAGACAAATAAACTCTTTTCTGATGTTAACAATTTATACAGTATCATTTAGTGTTGAAACTAGGTTATACTGATTATTTTCAATCTGGTAGTTAACTTTATTATCATTTCATTTGGCTGAGTCATTCTTGGGCCCTAAGAAAAGACGGCCAGAGTTACCACGTGAGAATCAAACATCATATCAAAATAATTAGACTGGCTACAAAAACTACCCCGGACAGATACTGCATAGCAAAACCTAGGCGAGTTAATAAAATTTGACTGCAAGGTCCAAATTATCGGCGAGGAAAAGCACGGAGAGAGATACATAGCCATACCTGGGGCCCGGACAGAGCAGCGGAGCATGCTAAGAAAGGCTATCAGCAGGCCCACTCCCGCTAAGTGGGCGGACATCGGAATCCTGCCGCGGAATGACTGGCGGGCACAGCTAGGGGCTCGGGCGTTTGCCAGGGAGGGGCGCGCCCCAGGGTCTGGGAGCACCATTCACAGAAAAATACAAGTTCTTTCATGGAGCCCCAGAAAAGCTtctcccgccccctcccccattcccaagGGCAGGGCGATGGAGCTCCAGAGTTGGCAGGACACCCAGTCAAGTGATACTCAGGCTGACCGCACCCCCCACCCGCCCCGCCGCGTGCGGACTGCGCCTGCGCGCGCTGCCCCGGGCGGGCGGTGCTCGCTGCCAGAGGCGGGGTTGGGCGCGCACACGCTCCAGTCTCCAGGCAACGGGAATAACAGAGGCCAGCTGAGAGCGCCTGCGCGGCCGGCGGTTGGTGGGTGTCCGGTCGGGAAAACTAGGTTCTGGAGTTTTCCCTGAGCAGGGACGGTCCCCGAGAGCCTCAGGTACGCGCAAGGGCGCGGAGACGTGAGGTCAGCACCTCGCCCTCCCAAGAGCCAGAGGTCAGAAGAGCGCTTTGTCCCCAAAGCGGGCTCCCCAGTGGGGGCGCCCCAGCTGACCCTCCAGGACAGAACGTGACTTCCGCATTCCGAATCTAAAACCTGCAGCGGCCAGGTCAGGTGGTCCCCGCCTTTCAGGTTACAGACCTCTCGCTGTCTGCGCCGCGGGGGCTCCTTGGGTGAGGATTTGTCAGCCAGGCACCTGCTGCACCAGGCCCTGAGCGCCCTCTGTGCTCTTTGGAGTCAAGCACGGTTTCAGCGGGAGGGAAGCCTTGAGAGCTCTTTGTTGCCAGTCATTTACCTCCGGGCTGCAGTTTTCTCACCTATACAAGGATTGGGCTGGACTCGCAGTTCTAAATTCCAGTCATGTACTCTAACTGAGCGAACCCCTCAGTTTACGGGTGAAAAAACTGGAACCAGCAAGGGAAGTTGCTTGTCCTTTGTCACCGGCCAAAAGCCTGACTTTCAATCCAATAGCTCTTTCCACCTACTACGGAGTATGATGTGTCCGGCAGGAGCATCACTGTGTATGGCAGGGGCTAGTACTGCTATAAAGGAAAGCTAGGCAGCAGGAACACCTGTATCATATTCGTTTTTCTATCCTCAGGACCTAATAAGCACTCACAGGACATAATCTCTTGCCAAATGCTTATTGAACGAAAGCTCTGGCAGACCCAGCACCACTGTCCCTAAAAAGTCTAAGGGGAAATGTGGGTAGGACAAGTGTAGAAACAGTTTACTTTAGTAGCTGGGGTGAATCTCAAACTCCTCATATATCTGGTTTCAATTTCTTCTAGGCTTCAGTCCAGGCCCTGAATGGCTGGTCTCCAGTTGGTGCCACCTCTGCCTGTGGGCGTTATGCTCCCATATAATAAAATAGAAGCTCCAGGGCTGCACTCAGCCAAGCAAGACCCCTGTGAAAAAGGTGACTCTTGCCAGCGGTCCTCGATGGGGCACCTGAGGAACAATTTCCAGCAGAAGCTTTTGAGCAACAAAGAGCTGACAGTGGATAATCTCTATACTCACCCCAAATGGAACACCTGCACAGAAGCCCAGAGCCACACCTATCCCCACTGTGCTGGAATCAGCCAGCAAGATTCAGGAAGCAATACCCAGGGCCAAACAAAGTGTTTGTTTTACTCATCAAGCCATCAGTCCCGGTATCCCAAAGCAAATAACCAGGACTTCATCCCCTTTACAAAGAAGCGAGTTGGGGTAGACCGGGCATACCCACTGAAGCCCGTGTTCCATCGGAAGTCTCGTAGTACAGGTGAGGCTGGCACTGATGGGGACCAGAATGTCTCTCCACGACCCCCTGAGCCAAGAGAGTTTTCATACAGCAGCTTTGATTCAAGAAACTGGGTGAACGCATCTGTGGCTGGCACTGTTGCTGCCATGCAGGGGGAGAGGGCCATGGCAAACCTCAACAGGACTTTGTGGCTGCAGATCCAAAGACTAGAGGCTGCAGGAGAGAGCTTAGAGGAGGAAATCCGAAGAAAAGAGACCCTCCTGAGGCAAAAGCTGAAGAAGACAGAGGAGGAACTCAGAAGGATTcaaaaggaaaaggaacagacagaggaaaatgaaaaaggagagctACAGAGAAAGACACTCCCCAGGAGAAGAGTCAAAGGTAATAGCAACACCACATACAAACCTCTCTTCTCCCCAGAATTCGGGTCTGAGGGGGTCTTCAGTAGAGACAGGGGAGAGGATGAAACTTGGGTATGGTCTCAAGAAAATTCTAGTCCATTCCAGTTCTCTGATTATGGACTACAGAAGctcaaaagagaaagactgggggCAAGCAATAACAAAATCCGAGACCGAGTCTCAGGGCCATTGAAGGCGAAGTTTTCTCAGCCTTCAGAAGTGCCAGGCAGTGCTTTGCAGGGATCCACCAGCAATTCTAGCTTGCCCGGGGCACCAGACTCCTCAGGTCCCAGCTGTCCCACTGAAGAGCCAGAACTCGGcgagtgcagccactgtggacgCAAGTTTCTCTTGGTCAGGCTGGAGAGACACTCCAATGTTTGCCGCAGGATGCAGAGTTCCAAGAGGAAAGTGTTTGACTCATCCAGGGCCCGGGCTAAGGGCACAGAACTAGAGCAGTACTTGAACTGGAAGGGACCAGCCTCAGTCAAGGTAACAAGGGCTTCATGGATTTGACTTTGAGTGTAAGGGCCTGTTATATCCTCATCAGTTTTCTTTAGTAGAATTTCATGTGTCAAATAGGGAGAAAGTGAGAATTAACAATTATTGAGTACTACTGTGTGCCGGTCACTGTGATGGGAGTTTTTCATATGGTCCTCACCACAACCCTGTGAGGATTTCATTATCTCTTATCAATTCAAAAATTAAGTCTcagagggcccagcctggtggcacaagcggttaagtgtgcgtgctctgctgcggtggcctggggttcgccggttcggatcccgggcgtgcaccaacacaccgcttggcaagccatgccatagcggtgtcccatataaagtggaggaagatgggcatggatgttagcccagggccagccttcctcagcaaaaaagaggaggattggcagatgttagcacagtgctgatctcctcacaaaaaaaaaaaaaaaaattaagtctcagagaggttaagttggtTGAGATCACAAACAGCTTTAAATGACAGAGTCGGCATATAAATCTGGGTCAGAATGACTCCAAAATCtagacttaaaaaatatatgtccttttgattataaaagtaataaacactactgtaaaaaattcaaaagacaggaaaattataaagaaaacaacTATGCAGCATTTTACCACCCTGAGAGAATTCCTTGCTCTAGGATCTGTTACCACTCCTATAACCATATCTATTTTTTCAGGATTAGCTCAATTTTGATATATCTTCTTAGTAAATACATGAAACACAACTAAGTTTGGAATTCTTTATCTCCCCATTTAGAGTGTAAACACCTTAAAGGtaaaggaatttattttcagtGATGGTTCAAAACATTCCTAGCTACAGAAAAACTAGGTTGTATAAAGTAAGGACTTCAAGACACTTACATGATAAGTTTAGGGGAACTTCACAGGCACATTTGGACAGTCAGATCTGGAGAAGATTGTCTCGGAAATAAGTCCATGACCCTGTCAAGGTTATGCCGCTTGGTTTGTAAAatgagtgtttctcaaagtgtggcatGCTgacaaacatttttcattttagtgtgtattagaaaaatataacaacATATTAAGCCCTTGATTTCCAGGAATcatgaatttaaagaaaaatattaagtaattaaTAGGGggaggggccgaccccgtggcgtagcggttaagtgtgcgcgctctgctactggcagcccaggttcagatcctgggcgcacaccgacgcaccaattctccggccatgctgaggccgcgtcccacatacagcaactagaaggatgtgcaactatggcatacaactacctactggggctttggggagaaaaaaaaaggaggaggattggcaatagatgttagctcagagccggtcttcctcagcaaaaagaggaggattagcatggatgttagctcagggctgatcttcctcacacacacaaaaaaaactagaGGGATAAAGTGACAGTAGTATGCAAATGATCAAAGTTTGGGAAAGCCTAGACCATATGATCTCAAAGGCCCCATCCAGCCTTTGAGCTGGATATTCTAGCAAAATGTGAGAgcctcatttcatttctttccagcCCTCCCTCTGCTGCACTAGCACCTCTGGTCCTTCAGCACTTGACAGTTTCTGTGCGTTTTTAATGGGGCCTTTAAAAACTCACATTTATGTGATGGCTGTTAGGAAAAGTAGTTTGCATTTAGTTACTTCTTTCAGTACAGTTTGGGAGATCACCTGAGAAAGTCCCTTCCGTGTTCAGAGATAATCTCCCTGAAATCCAGTGTCCAATAACAAGTCAACATTTTGCTCTTGCAGATGATGACATGATCACCAGTTCCTGgtctttcctgttttctttctggtCAACCCAATGATCCACTGGGGTATTCTCTGTCCCACTATCGTGGTTTATTTCCGGCCAGAATCTGAAGAATCTTGTGTTTCTTAAATTCCTAAATACAGTGGCAGTGAAGCAAAAGAATTGGGTTTCTGAGATCAGACACCCTAGCTTTGTGGAAACTAGTTTAGGGGAATATGTTGCACTGAGGACACCAAGGCAGAAAGGACCTGCACTGAGATGCACTTCCCTCCTTGGAATGTCTCAAGTCTTATTCcaaagctctgtgcccctggaAGCTGCGTGGTTTGTGTCTACCAGTCATTCCTCTAGTAGACTCACAAGAACAGGTGATTTTTCCTTGTATTCTTTAATCTTCGCATAACTTCCAGCAGACTCATACCTATTGTCTCTCTACTGGACCTTAAGCATTTGAGCACAGGGACCACATTTCTGTGCTTTGTGATacatgttaaatgaataaaatttcaaTACAATGAAAATTAAAGTATAAGTAGCATATGGTTGAGGAACTTTCCCCTAATTCAGTTCTTTTAAAGGTTCCTGGATACCATCTCTAACACTTGATTTTCTTGCCTTCTTGTCTGTGTCAGAGACTCTCTTGATGCTTCCTTTTCCTTTGATAGCATCTCTTCCTATTATTCATCATTAATGATGTCAGATCACCAAGCAGCTactagtcttctttcttttttcttgtttttaaaattaattttcttttaatctaaattatatttgaatacattttaaaaatcatgtagtACTAAGTGATGCATAATGCAGACCAGCAGTATCCTGCCTCATCCCTCTCCAATCCCTAATCCAGCCCCCAGAGGCAGCCTTCAGTTCTATAGATGACTCTTCTGGTATGCatttccatatttctaaataatatgcttattttcttgatttatcaGTTTTGCACATTATCTGATGACTGCTTCGTATGGACGCTGCGGGTTAAGGTCTCTTTCACATCCCCTCTCCTAGTGCTTGTCTCCTTCCCTTATCCTCCCATTGTAGTAGAAGTACAATTTTGGGTTAAATCTGTAGTCAGCTTTTACATTATAATGACCTTGTAAATTTTGTTCACTGATGAGTGAACAAATTCTGCCCCTGCacctggagttaataattgactcatgttttcatgtgtttagTCCTCCATacctaatttttttcctaaatgatcTGTCTAATGTCAGACACCTGTTAATGTCTGTGTCCATGCTTGAACACCTGTCATAATCTAtcagtttgatttttttgttctgGAAAGCTCCCTCTCACCATTCTTTTTCCTCCTGCTCCAGTCTGGAGTGGTTATTCTCTGGGCCTGCTGCAGACCTGTTGTCTTGGGAtgcctctctgcttctctcctgtGTTGGGTCCCCTGTTTCCAGCATCCtgtgtcttcctttttcttgctttacttctTGCTTTGGTGAAGCTTACTAAGAAAGGTGCATGGGAGGCATACTTTTTGTCTTGGAATGAAGGAAAATATCTATATAAGAGCCTCATATTTGATTGATAATTTTGCCAGTAGGGAATTCTACatggaaaattattttctgttagAACTTATTACGCATTTTCCCACGAGCTTTTAGCATCCAGTGTACAGAAATCTGATGCTATTTTGATTCCTGCTCCATTATATGAAacctactttgtttttttttttctttttctgatagtttacaggattctctctttattttttttttaaacagtttttatttatttatttttttgtgaggaagttcagccctgagctaacatccatgctaatcctcctctttttgctgaggaagaccggctctgagctaacatctattgccaatcctcctcctttttttctccccaaagccccagtagatagttatatgccatagttgcacatccttctagttgctgtatgtgggacgcggcctcagcatggcaggagatgcgctgcgtcggtg contains the following coding sequences:
- the ZC2HC1C gene encoding zinc finger C2HC domain-containing protein 1C isoform X2 → MAGLQLVPPLPVGVMLPYNKIEAPGLHSAKQDPCEKGDSCQRSSMGHLRNNFQQKLLSNKELTVDNLYTHPKWNTCTEAQSHTYPHCAGISQQDSGSNTQGQTKCLFYSSSHQSRYPKANNQDFIPFTKKRVGVDRAYPLKPVFHRKSRSTGEAGTDGDQNVSPRPPEPREFSYSSFDSRNWVNASVAGTVAAMQGERAMANLNRTLWLQIQRLEAAGESLEEEIRRKETLLRQKLKKTEEELRRIQKEKEQTEENEKGELQRKTLPRRRVKG
- the ZC2HC1C gene encoding zinc finger C2HC domain-containing protein 1C isoform X1, whose translation is MAGLQLVPPLPVGVMLPYNKIEAPGLHSAKQDPCEKGDSCQRSSMGHLRNNFQQKLLSNKELTVDNLYTHPKWNTCTEAQSHTYPHCAGISQQDSGSNTQGQTKCLFYSSSHQSRYPKANNQDFIPFTKKRVGVDRAYPLKPVFHRKSRSTGEAGTDGDQNVSPRPPEPREFSYSSFDSRNWVNASVAGTVAAMQGERAMANLNRTLWLQIQRLEAAGESLEEEIRRKETLLRQKLKKTEEELRRIQKEKEQTEENEKGELQRKTLPRRRVKGNSNTTYKPLFSPEFGSEGVFSRDRGEDETWVWSQENSSPFQFSDYGLQKLKRERLGASNNKIRDRVSGPLKAKFSQPSEVPGSALQGSTSNSSLPGAPDSSGPSCPTEEPELGECSHCGRKFLLVRLERHSNVCRRMQSSKRKVFDSSRARAKGTELEQYLNWKGPASVKAELPQKSNWRQKHESFICTLRQAREVQQVIARQGGNPSDLPPILPAENPDYIQCPHCSRHFAPKVAERHIHKCKTIKNRPPPPRKHYS